Proteins from a single region of Tamandua tetradactyla isolate mTamTet1 chromosome 12, mTamTet1.pri, whole genome shotgun sequence:
- the HEATR4 gene encoding HEAT repeat-containing protein 4 isoform X1: protein MKKTQREKSFLSHRFYQSLPPRLGWGMVFCYFKQRGKEECASISSVPPGFHFNPQHCGHLKNQYLKNAAANLTFSQEVVWQRGLSSIPYSQYSFNHLYNTDNIIQPPKIRKAQPEKPASAKFLDSSSLSARVTSQPVKTESSANLKKKQKISKPASTVQETSRPRILRPCRDPHMLGLLLSPDMNLEEREAWLPPPEKEARAWEAIVLEKLNKRTARWIQNKRPLRPGVSPNKWQSFLRQQYDWSHIRDELTSASDLELLKLLEAEETAEFEDQSIIILPPEEKKKPELMLPVYYRLPNYLPQVHTVEIVPSNNKTTETINTKRRNYQTQNESSFRQVNPRAGKFAYSTDNAFEQEIYFDKVKIIHQTGAKRDQIFLENLNQYNKQLSKVFPETPERWSSQPNPEALCRPMKGTLRWTALPTRVKDLLLQVGEENMPIKMRRQKKQAKPLKENVPWELVVLRKMLQEWKTAWALIIEWHHETVEGLMQRLADMHDDIRIHAIITCAMAALERPRIAPSKDDSEMETVGAPSIQDLPEALQPALEAALCDKNVNVRIAAAVCQYAIQSHNPLARDIMQMALLKGNSVDSWAAAQCLALEGNATYPVIKRILNQLFNKKNKDTEDQCCILLSHLSKKTTLIYTMLAVELNSHQWKDRIMACRALSCINGNVSLDIRQKLIELMWNDWNMEVRQAATQALGQMNLGKELHDKIRVKLGQGNSQERVKALSLIGGLKLMTAKLLPGFLNCFSDDFAAVRRAACLAAGALQIRDKMVLECLLNLMQRDPYWKIKAFAIRALGQIGQVSPQLTDLLLWAIHYEESPGVRLEACRSILALKLQGDQVRDTFLDVLLLESHDAVLKEIYQAMKILNLENEGNQEMLQEIKNRIRTLSQKDLLTQKILRIEAVIGKVKEEAKRVYLQPKDGQKPLQLCTLLQETFQDEVVVPRRPSEVCDTEAVIQVNLSTTVPEGYQAVRPHTPNPWSQSLVLGLNARSRRHSLLVKDLRTAWEKKIAIGPFGYPDNSAH, encoded by the exons CTCCAGTGTGCCTCCAGGCTTCCACTTCAACCCGCAGCATTGTGGACACCTCAAGAATCAGTATTTGAAAAACGCTGCTGCAAATCTTACCTTTTCACAAGAGGTGGTGTGGCAACGTGGGCTATCCAGTATTCCTTACAGCCAGTATAGCTTTAACCACCTCTATAATACAGACAACATCATTCAGCCTCCCAAGATCAGGAAGGCCCAACCTGAGAAACCTGCCAGTGCCAAGTTCTTAGATTCCTCAAGTCTCTCAGCACGGGTCACCTCCCAACCAGTGAAGACAGAAAGCTCTGCCAATCTtaaaaagaagcagaagatatCAAAACCAGCAAGCACCGTCCAGGAAACATCTCGCCCTCGCATCCTTCGTCCTTGTAGGGATCCGCATATGCTGGGTCTGCTACTTTCTCCAGATATGAACCTggaggagagggaggcctggcTTCCTCCTCCTGAGAAGGAAGCCAGAGCCTGGGAGGCCATCGTACTGGAAAAGTTGAACAAGCGCACAGCCCGGTGGATCCAGAACAAGCGCCCTCTAAGGCCTGGTGTATCCCCCAACAAATGGCAGAGTTTCCTGCGCCAGCAGTATGACTGGAGCCACATCCGGGATGAGCTTACCTCTGCCAGTGACCTAGAGCTCCTGAAACTGCTGGAGGCGGAAGAGACAGCAGAATTTGAAGATCAAAGTATTATCATCCTGCcaccagaagagaaaaagaagccagaGCTGATGCTTCCTGTTTACTACAG ATTGCCCAATTACCTGCCACAAGTGCATACAGTTGAAATAGTACCCAGCAACAATAAAACCACTGAAACTATCAACACAAAAAGGCGCAACTACCAGACCCAAAATGAGAGCTCCTTCCGACAGGTGAATCCCCGAGCTGGAAAATTTGCCTACTCCACGGACAATGCCTTTGAACAGGAGATTTACTTTG ACAAAGTCAAGATCATCCACCAGACTGGTGCGAAAAGAGACCAAATTTTCCTGGAAAACCTTAATCAGTATAATAAGCAGCTCTCTAAGGTCTTTCCTGAAACTCCGGAACGGTGGAGCTCCCAGCCAAATCCTGAAGCAC TTTGCAGGCCTATGAAAGGAACTTTACGCTGGACTGCTTTGCCCACCCGGGTCAAAGATCTGCTGCTGCAGGTGGGTGAGGAAAACATGCCCATTAagatgaggagacagaagaaacagGCAAAACCACTGAAGGAGAATGTGCCCTGGGAACTGGTGGTCTTGCGGAAGATGCTGCAGGAATGGAAGACTGCCTGGGCCCTGA TCATTGAGTGGCACCATGAGACGGTGGAAGGCCTGATGCAGAGGTTGGCAGACATGCATGATGACATTCGGATCCATGCCATCATCACATGTGCCATGGCTGCTTTGGAACGGCCTCGTATTGCTCCCAGCAAGGACGACTCAG AAATGGAGACTGTGGGAGCTCCATCCATCCAGGACTTGCCAGAGGCTCTACAGCCCGCCTTGGAGGCTGCTCTTTGTGACAAGAATGTCAACGTGAGGATTGCAGCAGCGGTATGCCAATATGCCATTCAGTCACATAATCCCCTTGCCCGGGACATCATGCAGATGGCCCTTTTGAAGG GTAATAGTGTGGACAGCTGGGCTGCAGCTCAATGTTTGGCTCTGGAAGGTAATGCCACTTACCCTGTGATTAAGAGGATCCTCAATCAGCTGTTTAACAAGAAGAACAAGGACACTGAGGACCAGTGTTGTATCCTCCTGAGCCATCTCAGTAAGAAAACA ACCCTGATATATACCATGCTTGCTGTGGAGCTTAATAGCCATCAGTGGAAGGACCGGATTATGGCTTGCCGGGCTCTCTCCTGTATCAATGGAAATGTCAGTTTG GATATAAGACAGAAGTTGATTGAGTTGATGTGGAACGACTGGAACATGGAAGTAAGACAAGCAGCCACCCAAGCTCTGGGGCAAATGAACCTTGGGAAAGAGTTACATGACAAGATCAG AGTCAAGCTGGGTCAAGGAAATTCCCAGGAGCGTGTGAAAGCTCTCTCCCTGATTGGTGGGCTCAAGCTCATGACTGCCAAGCTTCTCCCAGGTTTCCTGAATTGCTTCTCTGATGACTTTGCAGCAGTACGGCGAGCAGCTTGTTTGGCAGCAGGTGCCCTACAGATCCGTGACAAGATG GTGCTTGAATGCCTCCTGAATCTGATGCAGAGAGATCCTTACTGGAAAATCAAGGCCTTTGCCATTCGAG CTTTGGGACAGATAGGCCAAGTGAGTCCCCAGCTGACAGATCTCCTGCTCTGGGCTATCCACTATGAAGAGTCACCAGGTGTACGACTGGAAGCTTGCCGTAGCATCCTAGCCCTCAAACTTCAAGGGGACCAGGTCAGGGACACCTTCCTAGATGTTCTGCTCCTGGAGAGCCATGATGCTGTTCTAAA GGAAATTTACCAGGCAATGAAGATACTCAActtagaaaatgaaggaaatcaagaaatgcttCAAGAGATCAAGAACAGG ATCCGTACACTAAGCCAAAAGGACTTGCTGACACAGAAAATACTCAGAATCGAAGCAGTCATAGGAAAAGTGAAGGAGGAAGCAAAACGTGTTTATTTGCAACCCAAAGACGGACAGAAACCACTGCAACTCTGTACTCTTCTCCAAGAAACTTTTCAGG ATGAGGTGGTTGTTCCTAGAAGACCATCTGAGGTTTGTGACACTGAAGCAGTCATACAGGTAAATTTAAGCACCACAGTTCCTGAAGGTTATCAG
- the HEATR4 gene encoding HEAT repeat-containing protein 4 isoform X3, protein MKKTQREKSFLSHRFYQSLPPRLGWGMVFCYFKQRGKEECASISSVPPGFHFNPQHCGHLKNQYLKNAAANLTFSQEVVWQRGLSSIPYSQYSFNHLYNTDNIIQPPKIRKAQPEKPASAKFLDSSSLSARVTSQPVKTESSANLKKKQKISKPASTVQETSRPRILRPCRDPHMLGLLLSPDMNLEEREAWLPPPEKEARAWEAIVLEKLNKRTARWIQNKRPLRPGVSPNKWQSFLRQQYDWSHIRDELTSASDLELLKLLEAEETAEFEDQSIIILPPEEKKKPELMLPVYYRLPNYLPQVHTVEIVPSNNKTTETINTKRRNYQTQNESSFRQVNPRAGKFAYSTDNAFEQEIYFDKVKIIHQTGAKRDQIFLENLNQYNKQLSKVFPETPERWSSQPNPEALCRPMKGTLRWTALPTRVKDLLLQVGEENMPIKMRRQKKQAKPLKENVPWELVVLRKMLQEWKTAWALIIEWHHETVEGLMQRLADMHDDIRIHAIITCAMAALERPRIAPSKDDSEMETVGAPSIQDLPEALQPALEAALCDKNVNVRIAAAVCQYAIQSHNPLARDIMQMALLKGNSVDSWAAAQCLALEGNATYPVIKRILNQLFNKKNKDTEDQCCILLSHLSKKTTLIYTMLAVELNSHQWKDRIMACRALSCINGNVSLDIRQKLIELMWNDWNMEVRQAATQALGQMNLGKELHDKIRVKLGQGNSQERVKALSLIGGLKLMTAKLLPGFLNCFSDDFAAVRRAACLAAGALQIRDKMVLECLLNLMQRDPYWKIKAFAIRALGQIGQVSPQLTDLLLWAIHYEESPGVRLEACRSILALKLQGDQVRDTFLDVLLLESHDAVLKEIYQAMKILNLENEGNQEMLQEIKNRIRTLSQKDLLTQKILRIEAVIGKVKEEAKRVYLQPKDGQKPLQLCTLLQETFQDEVVVPRRPSEVCDTEAVIQAKWLEMESHNWDDHFLISRCSFETNRKGKKAYH, encoded by the exons CTCCAGTGTGCCTCCAGGCTTCCACTTCAACCCGCAGCATTGTGGACACCTCAAGAATCAGTATTTGAAAAACGCTGCTGCAAATCTTACCTTTTCACAAGAGGTGGTGTGGCAACGTGGGCTATCCAGTATTCCTTACAGCCAGTATAGCTTTAACCACCTCTATAATACAGACAACATCATTCAGCCTCCCAAGATCAGGAAGGCCCAACCTGAGAAACCTGCCAGTGCCAAGTTCTTAGATTCCTCAAGTCTCTCAGCACGGGTCACCTCCCAACCAGTGAAGACAGAAAGCTCTGCCAATCTtaaaaagaagcagaagatatCAAAACCAGCAAGCACCGTCCAGGAAACATCTCGCCCTCGCATCCTTCGTCCTTGTAGGGATCCGCATATGCTGGGTCTGCTACTTTCTCCAGATATGAACCTggaggagagggaggcctggcTTCCTCCTCCTGAGAAGGAAGCCAGAGCCTGGGAGGCCATCGTACTGGAAAAGTTGAACAAGCGCACAGCCCGGTGGATCCAGAACAAGCGCCCTCTAAGGCCTGGTGTATCCCCCAACAAATGGCAGAGTTTCCTGCGCCAGCAGTATGACTGGAGCCACATCCGGGATGAGCTTACCTCTGCCAGTGACCTAGAGCTCCTGAAACTGCTGGAGGCGGAAGAGACAGCAGAATTTGAAGATCAAAGTATTATCATCCTGCcaccagaagagaaaaagaagccagaGCTGATGCTTCCTGTTTACTACAG ATTGCCCAATTACCTGCCACAAGTGCATACAGTTGAAATAGTACCCAGCAACAATAAAACCACTGAAACTATCAACACAAAAAGGCGCAACTACCAGACCCAAAATGAGAGCTCCTTCCGACAGGTGAATCCCCGAGCTGGAAAATTTGCCTACTCCACGGACAATGCCTTTGAACAGGAGATTTACTTTG ACAAAGTCAAGATCATCCACCAGACTGGTGCGAAAAGAGACCAAATTTTCCTGGAAAACCTTAATCAGTATAATAAGCAGCTCTCTAAGGTCTTTCCTGAAACTCCGGAACGGTGGAGCTCCCAGCCAAATCCTGAAGCAC TTTGCAGGCCTATGAAAGGAACTTTACGCTGGACTGCTTTGCCCACCCGGGTCAAAGATCTGCTGCTGCAGGTGGGTGAGGAAAACATGCCCATTAagatgaggagacagaagaaacagGCAAAACCACTGAAGGAGAATGTGCCCTGGGAACTGGTGGTCTTGCGGAAGATGCTGCAGGAATGGAAGACTGCCTGGGCCCTGA TCATTGAGTGGCACCATGAGACGGTGGAAGGCCTGATGCAGAGGTTGGCAGACATGCATGATGACATTCGGATCCATGCCATCATCACATGTGCCATGGCTGCTTTGGAACGGCCTCGTATTGCTCCCAGCAAGGACGACTCAG AAATGGAGACTGTGGGAGCTCCATCCATCCAGGACTTGCCAGAGGCTCTACAGCCCGCCTTGGAGGCTGCTCTTTGTGACAAGAATGTCAACGTGAGGATTGCAGCAGCGGTATGCCAATATGCCATTCAGTCACATAATCCCCTTGCCCGGGACATCATGCAGATGGCCCTTTTGAAGG GTAATAGTGTGGACAGCTGGGCTGCAGCTCAATGTTTGGCTCTGGAAGGTAATGCCACTTACCCTGTGATTAAGAGGATCCTCAATCAGCTGTTTAACAAGAAGAACAAGGACACTGAGGACCAGTGTTGTATCCTCCTGAGCCATCTCAGTAAGAAAACA ACCCTGATATATACCATGCTTGCTGTGGAGCTTAATAGCCATCAGTGGAAGGACCGGATTATGGCTTGCCGGGCTCTCTCCTGTATCAATGGAAATGTCAGTTTG GATATAAGACAGAAGTTGATTGAGTTGATGTGGAACGACTGGAACATGGAAGTAAGACAAGCAGCCACCCAAGCTCTGGGGCAAATGAACCTTGGGAAAGAGTTACATGACAAGATCAG AGTCAAGCTGGGTCAAGGAAATTCCCAGGAGCGTGTGAAAGCTCTCTCCCTGATTGGTGGGCTCAAGCTCATGACTGCCAAGCTTCTCCCAGGTTTCCTGAATTGCTTCTCTGATGACTTTGCAGCAGTACGGCGAGCAGCTTGTTTGGCAGCAGGTGCCCTACAGATCCGTGACAAGATG GTGCTTGAATGCCTCCTGAATCTGATGCAGAGAGATCCTTACTGGAAAATCAAGGCCTTTGCCATTCGAG CTTTGGGACAGATAGGCCAAGTGAGTCCCCAGCTGACAGATCTCCTGCTCTGGGCTATCCACTATGAAGAGTCACCAGGTGTACGACTGGAAGCTTGCCGTAGCATCCTAGCCCTCAAACTTCAAGGGGACCAGGTCAGGGACACCTTCCTAGATGTTCTGCTCCTGGAGAGCCATGATGCTGTTCTAAA GGAAATTTACCAGGCAATGAAGATACTCAActtagaaaatgaaggaaatcaagaaatgcttCAAGAGATCAAGAACAGG ATCCGTACACTAAGCCAAAAGGACTTGCTGACACAGAAAATACTCAGAATCGAAGCAGTCATAGGAAAAGTGAAGGAGGAAGCAAAACGTGTTTATTTGCAACCCAAAGACGGACAGAAACCACTGCAACTCTGTACTCTTCTCCAAGAAACTTTTCAGG ATGAGGTGGTTGTTCCTAGAAGACCATCTGAGGTTTGTGACACTGAAGCAGTCATACAG
- the HEATR4 gene encoding HEAT repeat-containing protein 4 isoform X2, with translation MKKTQREKSFLSHRFYQSLPPRLGWGMVFCYFKQRGKEECASISSVPPGFHFNPQHCGHLKNQYLKNAAANLTFSQEVVWQRGLSSIPYSQYSFNHLYNTDNIIQPPKIRKAQPEKPASAKFLDSSSLSARVTSQPVKTESSANLKKKQKISKPASTVQETSRPRILRPCRDPHMLGLLLSPDMNLEEREAWLPPPEKEARAWEAIVLEKLNKRTARWIQNKRPLRPGVSPNKWQSFLRQQYDWSHIRDELTSASDLELLKLLEAEETAEFEDQSIIILPPEEKKKPELMLPVYYRLPNYLPQVHTVEIVPSNNKTTETINTKRRNYQTQNESSFRQVNPRAGKFAYSTDNAFEQEIYFDKVKIIHQTGAKRDQIFLENLNQYNKQLSKVFPETPERWSSQPNPEALCRPMKGTLRWTALPTRVKDLLLQVGEENMPIKMRRQKKQAKPLKENVPWELVVLRKMLQEWKTAWALIIEWHHETVEGLMQRLADMHDDIRIHAIITCAMAALERPRIAPSKDDSEMETVGAPSIQDLPEALQPALEAALCDKNVNVRIAAAVCQYAIQSHNPLARDIMQMALLKGNSVDSWAAAQCLALEGNATYPVIKRILNQLFNKKNKDTEDQCCILLSHLSKKTTLIYTMLAVELNSHQWKDRIMACRALSCINGNVSLDIRQKLIELMWNDWNMEVRQAATQALGQMNLGKELHDKIRVKLGQGNSQERVKALSLIGGLKLMTAKLLPGFLNCFSDDFAAVRRAACLAAGALQIRDKMVLECLLNLMQRDPYWKIKAFAIRALGQIGQVSPQLTDLLLWAIHYEESPGVRLEACRSILALKLQGDQVRDTFLDVLLLESHDAVLKEIYQAMKILNLENEGNQEMLQEIKNRIRTLSQKDLLTQKILRIEAVIGKVKEEAKRVYLQPKDGQKPLQLCTLLQETFQDEVVVPRRPSEVCDTEAVIQAVRPHTPNPWSQSLVLGLNARSRRHSLLVKDLRTAWEKKIAIGPFGYPDNSAH, from the exons CTCCAGTGTGCCTCCAGGCTTCCACTTCAACCCGCAGCATTGTGGACACCTCAAGAATCAGTATTTGAAAAACGCTGCTGCAAATCTTACCTTTTCACAAGAGGTGGTGTGGCAACGTGGGCTATCCAGTATTCCTTACAGCCAGTATAGCTTTAACCACCTCTATAATACAGACAACATCATTCAGCCTCCCAAGATCAGGAAGGCCCAACCTGAGAAACCTGCCAGTGCCAAGTTCTTAGATTCCTCAAGTCTCTCAGCACGGGTCACCTCCCAACCAGTGAAGACAGAAAGCTCTGCCAATCTtaaaaagaagcagaagatatCAAAACCAGCAAGCACCGTCCAGGAAACATCTCGCCCTCGCATCCTTCGTCCTTGTAGGGATCCGCATATGCTGGGTCTGCTACTTTCTCCAGATATGAACCTggaggagagggaggcctggcTTCCTCCTCCTGAGAAGGAAGCCAGAGCCTGGGAGGCCATCGTACTGGAAAAGTTGAACAAGCGCACAGCCCGGTGGATCCAGAACAAGCGCCCTCTAAGGCCTGGTGTATCCCCCAACAAATGGCAGAGTTTCCTGCGCCAGCAGTATGACTGGAGCCACATCCGGGATGAGCTTACCTCTGCCAGTGACCTAGAGCTCCTGAAACTGCTGGAGGCGGAAGAGACAGCAGAATTTGAAGATCAAAGTATTATCATCCTGCcaccagaagagaaaaagaagccagaGCTGATGCTTCCTGTTTACTACAG ATTGCCCAATTACCTGCCACAAGTGCATACAGTTGAAATAGTACCCAGCAACAATAAAACCACTGAAACTATCAACACAAAAAGGCGCAACTACCAGACCCAAAATGAGAGCTCCTTCCGACAGGTGAATCCCCGAGCTGGAAAATTTGCCTACTCCACGGACAATGCCTTTGAACAGGAGATTTACTTTG ACAAAGTCAAGATCATCCACCAGACTGGTGCGAAAAGAGACCAAATTTTCCTGGAAAACCTTAATCAGTATAATAAGCAGCTCTCTAAGGTCTTTCCTGAAACTCCGGAACGGTGGAGCTCCCAGCCAAATCCTGAAGCAC TTTGCAGGCCTATGAAAGGAACTTTACGCTGGACTGCTTTGCCCACCCGGGTCAAAGATCTGCTGCTGCAGGTGGGTGAGGAAAACATGCCCATTAagatgaggagacagaagaaacagGCAAAACCACTGAAGGAGAATGTGCCCTGGGAACTGGTGGTCTTGCGGAAGATGCTGCAGGAATGGAAGACTGCCTGGGCCCTGA TCATTGAGTGGCACCATGAGACGGTGGAAGGCCTGATGCAGAGGTTGGCAGACATGCATGATGACATTCGGATCCATGCCATCATCACATGTGCCATGGCTGCTTTGGAACGGCCTCGTATTGCTCCCAGCAAGGACGACTCAG AAATGGAGACTGTGGGAGCTCCATCCATCCAGGACTTGCCAGAGGCTCTACAGCCCGCCTTGGAGGCTGCTCTTTGTGACAAGAATGTCAACGTGAGGATTGCAGCAGCGGTATGCCAATATGCCATTCAGTCACATAATCCCCTTGCCCGGGACATCATGCAGATGGCCCTTTTGAAGG GTAATAGTGTGGACAGCTGGGCTGCAGCTCAATGTTTGGCTCTGGAAGGTAATGCCACTTACCCTGTGATTAAGAGGATCCTCAATCAGCTGTTTAACAAGAAGAACAAGGACACTGAGGACCAGTGTTGTATCCTCCTGAGCCATCTCAGTAAGAAAACA ACCCTGATATATACCATGCTTGCTGTGGAGCTTAATAGCCATCAGTGGAAGGACCGGATTATGGCTTGCCGGGCTCTCTCCTGTATCAATGGAAATGTCAGTTTG GATATAAGACAGAAGTTGATTGAGTTGATGTGGAACGACTGGAACATGGAAGTAAGACAAGCAGCCACCCAAGCTCTGGGGCAAATGAACCTTGGGAAAGAGTTACATGACAAGATCAG AGTCAAGCTGGGTCAAGGAAATTCCCAGGAGCGTGTGAAAGCTCTCTCCCTGATTGGTGGGCTCAAGCTCATGACTGCCAAGCTTCTCCCAGGTTTCCTGAATTGCTTCTCTGATGACTTTGCAGCAGTACGGCGAGCAGCTTGTTTGGCAGCAGGTGCCCTACAGATCCGTGACAAGATG GTGCTTGAATGCCTCCTGAATCTGATGCAGAGAGATCCTTACTGGAAAATCAAGGCCTTTGCCATTCGAG CTTTGGGACAGATAGGCCAAGTGAGTCCCCAGCTGACAGATCTCCTGCTCTGGGCTATCCACTATGAAGAGTCACCAGGTGTACGACTGGAAGCTTGCCGTAGCATCCTAGCCCTCAAACTTCAAGGGGACCAGGTCAGGGACACCTTCCTAGATGTTCTGCTCCTGGAGAGCCATGATGCTGTTCTAAA GGAAATTTACCAGGCAATGAAGATACTCAActtagaaaatgaaggaaatcaagaaatgcttCAAGAGATCAAGAACAGG ATCCGTACACTAAGCCAAAAGGACTTGCTGACACAGAAAATACTCAGAATCGAAGCAGTCATAGGAAAAGTGAAGGAGGAAGCAAAACGTGTTTATTTGCAACCCAAAGACGGACAGAAACCACTGCAACTCTGTACTCTTCTCCAAGAAACTTTTCAGG ATGAGGTGGTTGTTCCTAGAAGACCATCTGAGGTTTGTGACACTGAAGCAGTCATACAG